Proteins co-encoded in one Apodemus sylvaticus chromosome 6, mApoSyl1.1, whole genome shotgun sequence genomic window:
- the Bag5 gene encoding BAG family molecular chaperone regulator 5, translated as MDMGNQHPAISRLQEIQREVRSIEQQVVGFSGLSDDKNYKRLERILTKQLFEIDSVDTEGKGDIQQARKRAAQETERLLKELEQNANHPHRIEIQNIFKEAQALVKEKIVPFYSGGNCVTGEFEEGIQDIILRLTHVKTGGKISLRKARYRTLTKICAVQEIIEDCMKRQPSLPLSEDVHPSVPKINSVMCEVNKARGTLIALLMGVDSSETCRHLSCVLSGLIADLDALDVCGRTEIRNYRREVVEDINKLLKYLDLEEEADSTYAFDLGQNHSIIKIENVLKRMREIKNELLQAQSPPELYLRSKTELQGLIGQLDEVSLEKNPCIREARRRAVIEVQTLITYLDLKEALEKRKQFPCEETPPHKAVWDVLGNLSEIQGEVLSFGGNRSDKNYIRLEELLTKQLLALDAVDPQGEEKCKAARKQAVKLAQNILSYLDMKSDEWEY; from the coding sequence ATGGATATGGGAAACCAGCACCCTGCTATTAGTAGGCTTCAGGAGATCCAACGGGAAGTCAGGAGTATAGAGCAGCAAGTGGTTGGCTTTAGTGGCCTGTCGGATGACAAGAATTACAAGAGGCTGGAGCGGATTCTGACGAAACAACTCTTTGAAATTGACTCTGTGGatacagaaggaaaaggagacatCCAGCAAGCTAGGAAGAGGGCAGCACAGGAGACAGAACGCCTCCTCAAAGAGTTGGAGCAGAATGCAAACCACCCACACCGGATTGAAATCCAGAATATCTTTAAGGAAGCTCAGGCCCTTGTGAAAGAAAAGATTGTGCCCTTTTACAGTGGAGGCAACTGTGTGACCGGCGAGTTTGAGGAAGGCATCCAGGACATCATTCTGAGGCTGACACATGTTAAAACCGGAGGGAAGATCTCCTTGCGGAAAGCAAGGTACCGCACACTAACCAAGATCTGTGCGGTGCAGGAGATCATTGAAGACTGCATGAAGAGACAGCCTTCCCTGCCACTTTCTGAGGATGTGCATCCTTCTGTCCCCAAAATTAACTCTGTGATGTGTGAGGTCAACAAGGCCAGGGGCACTCTGATCGCACTCCTGATGGGCGTGGACAGTTCTGAGACTTGCAGGCACTTATCATGTGTGCTGTCAGGACTGATTGCTGATTTAGATGCTCTGGATGTGTGTGGGCGTACAGAGATCAGAAATTATCGGAGGGAGGTGGTGGAAGATATCAACAAATTACTGAAATATCTAGATTTAGAAGAGGAAGCTGACAGCACGTATGCATTTGACCTGGGACAGAACCATTccattataaaaatagaaaatgtcctCAAGAGGATGAGAGAAATCAAAAATGAACTTCTCCAGGCGCAGAGCCCTCCTGAATTGTACCTGAGGTCCAAGACAGAACTGCAGGGCTTGATCGGACAGCTGGATGAAGTGAGTCTTGAGAAAAACCCCTGCATCCGGGAAGCCAGGAGAAGAGCGGTGATCGAGGTGCAGACCCTGATCACATACCTGGACCTGAAGGAAGCCCTTGAGAAGAGGAAGCAGTTCCCATGTGAGGAGACCCCCCCACATAAGGCCGTGTGGGATGTCCTTGGAAACCTGTCAGAGATCCAGGGCGAAGTCCTCTCATTCGGTGGAAATCGAAGTGATAAGAACTACATTCGTCTGGAGGAGCTACTGACCAAACAGTTGCTGGCTCTGGACGCTGTTGACCCACAGGGGGAAGAGAAGTGTAAGGCTGCCAGGAAACAGGCTGTGAAGCTGGCCCAGAACATCCTCAGCTACCTTGACATGAAGTCTGACGAGTGGGAGTACTGA
- the Trmt61a gene encoding tRNA (adenine(58)-N(1))-methyltransferase catalytic subunit TRMT61A, with product MSFVAYEELIKEGDTAILSLGHGSMVAVRVQRGAQTQTRHGVLRHSVDLIGRPFGSKVICSRGGWVYVLHPTPELWTVNLPHRTQILYSTDIALLTMMLELRPGSVVCESGTGSGSVSHAIIRSIAPTGHLHTVEFHQQRADKAREEFQEHRVSQWVTVHTQDVCRSGFGVVHVADAVFLDIPSPWEAVGHAWDALKVEGGRFCSFSPCIEQVQRTCQALAAHGFTELSTLEVLPQVYNVRTVSLPLPDLGANDLEVNMGSDASPFRSGTPMKETVGHTGYLTFATKTPG from the exons ATGAGTTTCGTGGCATACGAGGAGCTGATCAAGGAAGGCGACACAGCCATCCTGTCACTGGGCCATGGCTCGATGGTGGCAGTGCGTGTACAGCGTGGAGCACAGACTCAGACCCGGCACGGTGTCCTGCGGCACTCAGTGGACCTCATTGGCCGCCCATTTGGCTCCAAGGTGATTTGCAGCCGAGGCGGCTGGGTGTATGTGCTGCACCCAACTCCTGAGCTCTGGACAGTGAACCTGCCCCACCGCACACAGATCCTCTACTCCACCGACATCGCCTTACTCACCATGATGCTGGAGCTGCGGCCCGGCTCTGTGGTCTGTGAATCAG GCACGGGCAGTGGTTCTGTATCCCATGCAATCATCCGCAGCATCGCCCCCACTGGCCACCTACACACAGTAGAGTTCCACCAGCAGCGGGCAGACAAGGCCCGGGAGGAGTTCCAGGAGCATCGGGTGAGCCAGTGGGTGACCGTGCACACCCAGGATGTATGCCGCAGTGGCTTCGGTGTGGTCCATGTGGCTGACGCTGTCTTCTTGGATATCCCATCACCCTGGGAAGCTGTGGGCCATGCCTGGGATGCCCTCAAGGTTGAAG GTGGGCGCTTCTGCTCCTTCTCTCCGTGCATTGAGCAGGTGCAGCGCACATGCCAGGCACTGGCAGCCCATGGCTTCACAGAGCTCAGCACCCTGGAGGTCCTGCCACAGGTCTACAATGTGCGCACTGTCAGTCTGCCCTTGCCTGACCTGGGGGCCAACGACTTAGAGGTCAACATGGGCTCTGATGCTAGCCCCTTCCGAAGTGGCACACCCATGAAGGAGACTGTGGGCCACACTGGCTACCTGACTTTTGCCACCAAGACCCCAGGCTAG